The following are from one region of the Thermoleophilaceae bacterium genome:
- a CDS encoding citrate synthase 2 has product MSEVQSGLEGVVAFATEIAEPDKAGGALRYRGVDIEELVGNVRFENVWGLLVDGTFEPGLPPAEPHPLTIRSGNPRVDVQSALAMLSPEWGLKELIDIDDEQARRDLARASVMALSFVAQSARGAGKPPIPQAEVDKATSIPERFLIRWRGEANPDHVKAIDAYWISAAEHGMNASTFTARVCASTGADVAACLSAAVGALSGPLHGGAPSRVLKMLDDVEQAGDADKYVKDLLDRGERLMGFGHRVYRAEDPRARVLRRTAKEVGAPRAEVAERLEEAALKELQARKPDRVLATNVEFWSAVVLDFAGVPPDLFTPMFTCARVAGWSAHILEQKREARLIRPTAKYVGPGPRSVEEVEQQARAA; this is encoded by the coding sequence ATGAGCGAGGTCCAGTCCGGCCTCGAGGGCGTAGTCGCCTTCGCCACAGAGATTGCCGAGCCCGATAAGGCGGGTGGCGCACTGCGCTACCGCGGCGTGGACATCGAGGAGCTCGTCGGGAATGTGCGTTTCGAGAACGTCTGGGGCCTGCTCGTGGACGGGACGTTCGAGCCCGGCCTGCCGCCGGCCGAGCCGCACCCGCTCACCATTCGCTCGGGCAACCCGCGCGTGGACGTGCAGAGCGCGCTCGCGATGCTCTCCCCCGAGTGGGGCCTCAAGGAGCTCATCGACATCGACGATGAGCAGGCGCGGCGCGACCTCGCCCGCGCATCGGTGATGGCGCTCTCGTTCGTCGCGCAGTCCGCGCGCGGAGCGGGCAAGCCGCCGATCCCGCAGGCGGAGGTCGACAAGGCCACGAGCATCCCCGAGCGCTTCCTCATCCGCTGGCGCGGCGAGGCCAATCCGGATCACGTGAAGGCGATCGACGCGTACTGGATCTCCGCCGCCGAGCACGGCATGAACGCCTCCACCTTCACCGCGCGAGTATGCGCGTCCACCGGCGCGGACGTTGCCGCCTGCCTGTCTGCGGCCGTGGGCGCCCTCTCCGGCCCGCTCCACGGCGGGGCTCCCTCGCGAGTGTTGAAGATGCTCGACGACGTGGAGCAGGCGGGCGACGCCGACAAGTACGTGAAGGACCTGCTCGACCGCGGCGAGCGGCTCATGGGCTTCGGCCACCGCGTCTACCGCGCCGAGGACCCGCGGGCCCGGGTGTTGCGCCGCACCGCCAAGGAGGTGGGCGCGCCGCGTGCCGAGGTGGCCGAGCGGCTCGAGGAGGCCGCCCTGAAGGAGCTTCAGGCGCGCAAGCCCGACCGTGTGCTCGCCACGAACGTGGAGTTCTGGTCCGCCGTGGTGCTCGACTTCGCCGGCGTCCCGCCGGATCTCTTCACGCCGATGTTCACCTGCGCGCGGGTGGCCGGCTGGTCCGCGCACATCCTCGAGCAGAAGCGCGAGGCGCGGCTGATCAGGCCCACGGCCAAGTACGTGGGACCCGGCCCGCGCTCGGTCGAGGAAGTGGAGCAGCAGGCTAGGGCCGCGTAG